A genomic stretch from Synergistota bacterium includes:
- the hisH gene encoding imidazole glycerol phosphate synthase subunit HisH, whose amino-acid sequence MIGIIDYGAGNLKSLVNAIRILEKPFRVLIEPELREISLLILPGVGAFGSAMRNLIKFSWIEKIESWIKKGNPLLGICLGMQLLFERSEEEGFHEGLKLLRGSIKKLPEKDLPIPHMGWNVVNLKGKSFLEHFQFPQYFYFAHSYYAVPEEEKIIIGETHYGINFPSIIGEENLLGFQFHPEKSGEIGLKLLNFSLEGLKRSC is encoded by the coding sequence TTGATAGGGATAATAGATTATGGAGCTGGTAACTTAAAGAGTCTTGTAAATGCTATTAGAATCTTAGAAAAGCCTTTCAGAGTTTTAATAGAGCCAGAATTAAGGGAAATATCATTATTGATACTTCCAGGAGTAGGAGCATTTGGTAGCGCTATGAGAAATCTTATAAAATTTAGCTGGATAGAGAAAATCGAAAGTTGGATAAAAAAGGGAAACCCTCTTCTTGGAATTTGCTTAGGAATGCAACTTCTATTTGAAAGAAGCGAAGAAGAAGGCTTTCACGAAGGACTTAAACTTCTAAGAGGGAGTATAAAGAAACTCCCTGAAAAAGATCTTCCAATACCTCATATGGGATGGAACGTAGTTAACTTAAAAGGAAAGAGTTTTTTAGAACATTTCCAATTTCCTCAATACTTTTACTTTGCTCATTCCTACTATGCTGTTCCAGAAGAAGAGAAAATAATTATAGGAGAAACCCATTATGGTATAAACTTCCCTTCCATAATTGGTGAGGAAAACCTCTTAGGCTTTCAGTTTCATCCAGAAAAATCGGGAGAAATAGGATTAAAGCTTCTTAATTTTTCACTAGAGGGGCTAAAAAGATCATGTTAA
- the hisB gene encoding imidazoleglycerol-phosphate dehydratase HisB: MVITERVTRETKIQVKLEIRGQGKALIDTPIGFLNHMIETFALHGNFNLEVKAQGDINVDNHHIVEDIGIVLGKAFKESLGKRENIKRFGFFLMPMDDALVEVALDLAERCFFVFDVNLNEKQVGNLDVSVIEEFWRAFTHNAFITLHIIKRKGRNAHHVIEAIFKGVGQALKMALKEESGIPSTKGVM; the protein is encoded by the coding sequence CTGGTTATTACTGAGAGAGTTACAAGAGAAACTAAAATTCAGGTAAAGTTAGAGATAAGGGGACAAGGGAAAGCATTAATAGATACACCTATAGGATTTCTAAACCATATGATTGAAACTTTTGCTTTACATGGCAACTTTAATTTAGAAGTAAAAGCTCAAGGAGATATTAATGTAGATAACCACCACATAGTTGAAGATATAGGCATAGTTTTAGGAAAAGCATTTAAAGAGAGCTTGGGAAAAAGAGAAAACATAAAACGTTTTGGCTTCTTTCTAATGCCAATGGATGATGCTCTAGTAGAAGTGGCTTTAGATTTAGCAGAAAGGTGCTTTTTTGTTTTTGACGTGAATTTGAATGAAAAACAAGTGGGAAACTTAGATGTTTCAGTTATAGAGGAGTTTTGGCGAGCTTTTACCCACAACGCTTTTATAACCCTCCATATAATAAAAAGAAAAGGTAGAAATGCGCACCACGTAATTGAAGCCATCTTTAAAGGAGTAGGACAGGCTCTAAAAATGGCTTTAAAAGAAGAATCTGGTATTCCCTCAACTAAGGGAGTGATGTAA
- the hisC gene encoding histidinol-phosphate transaminase, whose product MDRPLRANLNENPFNPLEEFKEDFLETFKNIEINRYPDPDQRDLRKSLAKKLNVEPENIIVGNGSDELILYILIAFYRKNFPLVIPYPTFTMYEKIADTLGISIIKIPLDENWNLPLNYMETAVKDGAITFLGYPNNPTANCWPPEEIESIINKNPGITIIDEAYYEFSGKTFLRLAIERENVIIIRTFSKAFGLAGARIGYAISTKKNINFINEVRLPFNLSLFSEKTALLMLEKDDWVKEKVKEILNNRAWLIEKLKSLSFLKVYPSETNFILCKVLDESLDVISFLRERNVEIRKPDINGNYIRISIGKREEVEKIWLLLRELQEKLKFR is encoded by the coding sequence ATGGACAGGCCACTAAGGGCTAACCTGAACGAAAACCCTTTTAATCCGCTTGAGGAGTTCAAAGAAGATTTCTTAGAAACTTTTAAAAATATAGAAATAAACAGGTATCCTGACCCAGATCAAAGGGACCTAAGGAAGTCATTAGCTAAGAAACTAAACGTTGAACCGGAAAATATTATAGTAGGCAACGGCTCAGATGAACTTATACTCTATATATTGATTGCCTTTTACAGAAAGAACTTTCCCTTAGTTATACCCTATCCCACATTTACAATGTATGAGAAAATAGCAGATACTTTAGGAATAAGTATTATAAAGATTCCATTAGATGAAAACTGGAATCTTCCATTAAATTATATGGAAACGGCTGTAAAAGACGGAGCTATAACCTTTTTAGGATATCCTAATAATCCTACTGCAAATTGCTGGCCTCCCGAAGAAATAGAAAGTATTATTAACAAAAATCCTGGAATTACAATAATAGACGAGGCCTATTATGAGTTTTCCGGCAAAACTTTCCTCAGATTAGCAATAGAAAGAGAAAATGTTATCATAATCAGAACCTTCTCTAAAGCCTTTGGTTTAGCAGGAGCAAGAATAGGATACGCAATATCTACCAAGAAAAACATAAATTTTATAAACGAAGTTCGCCTGCCATTTAACCTAAGCCTTTTCTCAGAAAAAACAGCACTTTTGATGCTAGAAAAAGACGATTGGGTTAAAGAAAAAGTAAAGGAGATCCTTAATAACAGGGCCTGGCTAATAGAAAAATTAAAAAGTCTCTCTTTTCTTAAAGTTTACCCATCAGAAACAAATTTCATCTTATGTAAGGTTCTAGATGAAAGTTTAGATGTAATAAGTTTTTTAAGAGAAAGAAATGTAGAAATAAGGAAACCTGATATAAACGGTAACTATATAAGAATAAGCATAGGTAAAAGAGAGGAGGTAGAAAAAATCTGGTTATTACTGAGAGAGTTACAAGAGAAACTAAAATTCAGGTAA
- the hisD gene encoding histidinol dehydrogenase, with protein sequence MKIIRGSEEAKSILEKMLAERSHTREDIETKVKEAIQRLKALGDKAIIEDVKRFQGVELKESEIKVSVREIIESEKLLSQETKNAIRKSIERIWKFHEKQKPQSWLMEEDNGNIMGQKMVPIESIGIYVPGGRASYPSSLIMAAVPAKIAGAERIIVCTPPSYSGEVNPAILFSAKELGINEIYKVGGAIAIASMAFGTETIPKVNKVVGPGNIYVTMAKKLLLGEIGIDSLAGPSEICILADENANPSWVAADLISQAEHDPLSSAILITTSNTLAERVHSIVYHLAQDLPSNEVIRESLENYGAIIIVNNIEEGAELVNLIAPEHLEIQTREPFLVLPKIKNAGTVFLGSYSSEVIGDYIGGPNHILPTSGTAKFFSALSVKDFMKTINFLSISENGFKELSEATTILAETEGLYGHALSIKIRKESMFKKEKPKWTGH encoded by the coding sequence ATGAAAATAATAAGAGGATCTGAAGAGGCAAAAAGCATCTTAGAAAAAATGCTAGCAGAAAGATCACATACACGAGAAGACATAGAAACAAAAGTTAAGGAAGCAATTCAAAGGCTTAAAGCGTTAGGAGACAAAGCAATAATAGAAGATGTAAAAAGATTCCAAGGGGTTGAGCTAAAAGAAAGCGAAATCAAAGTAAGTGTGAGAGAAATTATTGAATCTGAAAAATTACTGTCCCAAGAAACCAAAAACGCTATTAGAAAATCAATCGAAAGGATATGGAAATTTCATGAAAAACAGAAACCACAATCTTGGTTAATGGAAGAAGACAACGGAAACATAATGGGACAAAAGATGGTACCAATAGAAAGTATAGGAATTTATGTGCCTGGAGGAAGAGCCTCATACCCCTCTTCCCTTATAATGGCAGCTGTACCAGCAAAAATAGCAGGAGCAGAAAGAATAATAGTTTGTACACCACCCTCTTACAGTGGCGAGGTTAATCCAGCTATACTATTCTCTGCTAAGGAGTTAGGTATAAATGAAATCTATAAGGTTGGGGGAGCAATAGCTATAGCATCGATGGCCTTTGGAACAGAAACAATACCTAAAGTAAACAAAGTAGTTGGTCCAGGTAATATCTATGTCACTATGGCTAAAAAACTCTTACTAGGAGAAATTGGAATAGATTCCCTTGCTGGACCAAGCGAGATTTGCATACTAGCTGATGAAAATGCAAATCCATCATGGGTAGCCGCAGACTTGATATCTCAGGCAGAACATGATCCTTTGTCCTCAGCCATTCTTATAACAACATCAAACACTCTTGCTGAAAGAGTCCATTCCATCGTATATCACCTTGCACAGGACCTTCCTAGCAATGAAGTAATAAGAGAATCTCTTGAAAACTACGGAGCGATCATCATAGTAAATAACATTGAAGAGGGAGCAGAACTTGTAAACCTTATAGCACCAGAACATTTAGAAATACAAACAAGAGAACCATTCTTAGTTCTACCCAAGATTAAGAATGCAGGTACTGTATTTCTAGGCTCTTACTCTTCTGAAGTTATAGGCGATTATATAGGAGGTCCCAATCATATTTTACCCACCTCAGGAACAGCAAAGTTTTTCTCCGCTTTAAGTGTTAAAGACTTTATGAAAACCATAAATTTTCTATCCATATCGGAAAACGGCTTTAAGGAGCTTTCCGAAGCAACCACAATTTTAGCTGAAACAGAAGGATTGTACGGACATGCTCTTTCGATAAAGATTAGAAAAGAAAGCATGTTTAAAAAGGAGAAACCAAAATGGACAGGCCACTAA
- the hisG gene encoding ATP phosphoribosyltransferase, which produces MKRNLSIALPTGRLLKEIVDLLNKKGIIEDSYEDLSKSRKLVIERNGLKLILAKPFDIPLYVSKRAADLGIAGNDVIWERNEEVYEIADLGIGKCELVIASPRTKGFSFEKEILWGKKLGTKYPKIAEDFLNYQGIQMDIIKLYGSVEIAPLINLVDVILDLKETGRTLKENDLIIIKSVAQVSARLIVNPVCYKNRTEEILEIASILERGDNNENNKRI; this is translated from the coding sequence ATGAAGAGGAACTTATCAATAGCCTTACCAACGGGAAGACTATTAAAAGAAATAGTTGATTTACTTAACAAAAAAGGAATCATAGAAGATTCGTACGAAGATCTATCTAAAAGTAGAAAACTTGTAATCGAAAGAAACGGCCTTAAGCTTATTTTAGCCAAGCCATTTGACATTCCTCTTTACGTCTCCAAAAGAGCAGCAGATTTAGGAATAGCCGGCAATGATGTTATATGGGAAAGAAATGAAGAAGTTTATGAAATAGCTGATCTAGGTATTGGAAAATGCGAACTTGTGATTGCATCACCAAGGACAAAAGGATTTTCCTTCGAAAAAGAAATATTGTGGGGTAAAAAACTAGGAACAAAATATCCTAAAATAGCTGAAGATTTTCTAAACTACCAAGGAATCCAAATGGACATAATAAAACTCTATGGATCGGTTGAAATAGCCCCCCTTATAAACCTGGTAGATGTTATTTTAGACCTTAAAGAAACAGGAAGAACCCTTAAAGAAAATGATCTTATAATCATAAAAAGTGTAGCTCAGGTAAGTGCAAGGCTCATTGTTAATCCTGTTTGCTATAAAAATAGAACGGAGGAAATCCTTGAAATAGCCTCTATATTGGAAAGAGGTGATAATAATGAAAATAATAAGAGGATCTGA
- a CDS encoding ATP phosphoribosyltransferase regulatory subunit, with protein sequence MDLIKPRGCKDYLPNETKTLREIEATLSSLFELWGYMEVIPPSFEYYEFLTEGLGKDYKKKVYKIIDRDGEILALRPELTKPVGRIAMTHLAGEPRPLKLYYRGMIFLREDPIEFPQIGVEIFGDPSICADIEVLSLAIESMKVIGIENPIVDLNHIKLIQGILDSVPVSEDYKELIKETLASKNFVLYREIITFMEIPEGQKNFLFKLPLIRCKKRTLKDVKIPFNSSLIEEALNEIWKILDNIEFEDITIDLGMIRALNYYNGIIFELSNPKEGKIFGGGGRYDKLFNIPATGFAFSFKNLPSYRKEMDIDLIIKVTDTDRDLKKALKLVKKAREKGFKTLLLPPQANEDRFVKIKNPKLLLKMEGQEIDEEELINSLTNGKTIKRNS encoded by the coding sequence ATGGATCTAATAAAACCGAGAGGCTGTAAGGATTATTTACCAAACGAAACAAAAACATTAAGAGAAATAGAAGCAACTCTATCATCCCTTTTTGAGCTTTGGGGATATATGGAAGTTATTCCCCCAAGTTTTGAATATTACGAGTTTTTGACTGAAGGGCTTGGGAAAGATTATAAGAAAAAGGTCTACAAAATAATAGATAGAGATGGCGAAATACTTGCTCTGAGGCCAGAACTAACCAAACCTGTGGGTAGGATTGCTATGACCCATTTAGCCGGAGAACCTCGTCCTCTAAAACTTTACTATAGAGGAATGATCTTTCTGAGAGAAGACCCTATTGAGTTCCCTCAGATAGGTGTAGAAATATTTGGGGATCCATCAATATGTGCTGACATCGAGGTTTTAAGCTTAGCAATAGAATCTATGAAAGTAATAGGTATAGAAAACCCAATAGTAGACTTAAACCATATAAAGCTAATTCAAGGGATTTTGGATTCTGTTCCGGTTAGTGAAGATTACAAAGAACTTATTAAGGAAACGCTTGCTTCCAAAAACTTTGTACTTTATCGAGAAATAATCACTTTCATGGAAATACCGGAAGGGCAAAAGAATTTTCTTTTTAAGCTTCCACTTATAAGATGTAAAAAAAGAACCCTAAAAGATGTAAAGATCCCATTCAATTCGTCACTAATAGAAGAAGCCCTTAATGAAATTTGGAAAATTTTAGATAACATAGAGTTTGAAGATATTACCATAGATCTAGGAATGATAAGAGCTCTGAACTATTATAATGGAATAATCTTCGAATTAAGCAACCCCAAGGAAGGAAAAATATTTGGTGGAGGAGGAAGGTATGATAAGCTCTTTAATATCCCTGCTACCGGTTTTGCCTTTTCCTTTAAAAACCTTCCTTCCTATAGAAAAGAAATGGATATTGATTTAATAATAAAGGTAACTGATACAGATAGAGACTTAAAGAAAGCGCTAAAATTAGTCAAAAAGGCAAGAGAAAAGGGATTTAAGACACTACTTCTTCCTCCACAGGCTAATGAAGATAGATTCGTAAAGATAAAAAATCCAAAGCTTCTTTTAAAAATGGAGGGACAAGAAATAGATGAAGAGGAACTTATCAATAGCCTTACCAACGGGAAGACTATTAAAAGAAATAGTTGA
- a CDS encoding TRAP transporter substrate-binding protein translates to MRRAWLSLVSAGIILVFVLASFPVEAKITWKLGHLTNEQHIWHRTALKFAELVKAKTGGEIEITIYPNEQLGKEIEVLNMIQAGTAELTISGESMQNWAPKAALIAAPYAFRSIDHMIKAITGDIGKEIANEIGEKVKVIPLIYHIRSPRNLTSNKPVSKPEDVKGLRLRLPNVPLFVEAWKAVGAIPVVMAFSEVFTALQQGVIDAQENPYDLIYNASFYEVQKYVNETEHVIGWVWTVLGKKQFESLSKELQKAVLEAAQEAQVYANDLFYKEIPPIKQKLIEKGMTINSNVDKAAFQKIMSQAVERVLKPEQADLYKRIQALQ, encoded by the coding sequence ATGCGGAGAGCTTGGCTAAGTTTGGTGAGCGCGGGTATTATCTTAGTATTTGTCCTTGCTTCGTTTCCTGTTGAGGCAAAGATTACTTGGAAGCTCGGGCACTTGACAAACGAGCAGCATATTTGGCACCGTACAGCATTGAAGTTTGCTGAGCTTGTTAAAGCCAAGACTGGAGGAGAAATCGAAATAACTATTTATCCTAATGAACAACTTGGTAAGGAAATAGAAGTTTTAAATATGATTCAAGCTGGGACTGCGGAACTTACAATTTCTGGTGAGTCCATGCAGAATTGGGCTCCAAAAGCTGCATTGATTGCTGCTCCCTATGCTTTTAGGAGCATAGATCATATGATTAAGGCTATCACAGGAGATATAGGAAAGGAAATTGCTAACGAGATCGGAGAAAAGGTTAAGGTTATACCTCTTATATATCATATAAGGTCTCCTAGAAATCTTACTTCTAACAAACCTGTGAGTAAACCTGAAGATGTAAAGGGGTTGAGATTGCGTTTGCCTAATGTTCCACTTTTTGTTGAAGCTTGGAAAGCTGTGGGGGCTATTCCAGTAGTTATGGCGTTTAGCGAGGTTTTCACAGCTCTTCAGCAGGGAGTTATAGATGCCCAAGAGAATCCTTATGATCTTATATATAATGCGAGTTTCTATGAAGTCCAGAAATACGTTAACGAAACTGAGCATGTTATAGGTTGGGTCTGGACTGTTCTCGGAAAGAAGCAATTTGAGTCTCTTTCTAAAGAGTTACAGAAGGCGGTACTTGAAGCTGCTCAAGAGGCTCAGGTTTATGCTAACGATCTGTTCTATAAGGAGATACCTCCTATTAAACAAAAGCTTATAGAAAAAGGTATGACCATTAATTCTAATGTAGATAAAGCGGCATTCCAGAAGATTATGTCTCAAGCAGTCGAGAGGGTTTTAAAGCCTGAACAAGCTGATCTTTATAAAAGAATACAAGCACTTCAGTAA
- a CDS encoding TRAP transporter small permease subunit, whose product MRKDVDLLEKVLEYGMFVSFGVLIIIVTLSVVTRFLLPFIVLSWAEEASRFFFVYTVAFGAPCAFKRNEFAVVDFLFRRLSSGVQKKLSLIFDATTAFLFLIVFLYSLQFAKLGIAQYSPTMGIPMIFAYSSMVLTSLFITFYSSLKFFKAVLKGGSLQ is encoded by the coding sequence ATGAGAAAGGATGTAGATTTATTAGAAAAAGTGTTAGAATATGGGATGTTTGTATCTTTTGGGGTTCTCATAATAATAGTAACTTTAAGTGTAGTTACAAGATTTTTGCTACCCTTTATTGTACTTTCATGGGCGGAGGAGGCTTCAAGGTTCTTTTTTGTTTATACTGTTGCTTTTGGGGCTCCCTGTGCCTTTAAGAGAAATGAATTTGCCGTGGTTGATTTTTTGTTTAGGAGGTTATCTAGTGGGGTGCAAAAAAAACTTTCTTTGATATTTGATGCTACTACAGCTTTTCTTTTCTTGATAGTTTTCTTATATAGCTTACAGTTTGCAAAACTTGGAATCGCTCAATATTCTCCAACTATGGGTATTCCTATGATATTTGCTTATTCAAGTATGGTTTTAACTTCATTGTTTATAACTTTCTATAGTTCTTTGAAGTTTTTTAAAGCAGTGTTGAAGGGAGGAAGTTTACAATGA
- a CDS encoding TRAP transporter large permease, translating into MMALLLFLSFVSLLIIGVPVAFSLGISSLIYIVIKGIPLNIIPQKMYSGIDSFVLLCIPAFVLAGNLMNTVGITQRIINLSNALVGFIRGGLALANVAASMIFAGISGTALADTASIGAILIPAMKKEGYDADFSAAVTASSSTVGPIIPPSVPMIIVGTLTGLSVSRLFLAGAIPGIILGFSLMGITYYISIKKNYPKEENFSLKRVVKAFYEASWAVGMIIIILGGILGGVFTPTEASVIAVVYAVIVGALVYKELRFKDLPKITVESIRMTTSIMLLVGFARLFAWIITTERIPQMVADWILNISTNPLVVILLINAVLLFVGCFMETIAALVIFVPVLMPVAMKVGMDPIHFSVMVVLNLVIGLCTPPFGVCLFVAASIARISLGELVRAIAPFLLVLIGVLMLVSYFPSLSLILPNLVYGVR; encoded by the coding sequence ATGATGGCATTGCTTTTATTTCTATCTTTCGTTTCTCTTTTGATAATAGGGGTTCCTGTAGCATTTTCTCTTGGCATATCCTCGCTAATCTATATAGTTATAAAGGGGATTCCTCTTAATATAATTCCTCAAAAAATGTATTCAGGAATAGATTCGTTTGTTCTCTTATGTATTCCAGCTTTTGTTTTAGCAGGGAACTTAATGAATACCGTGGGCATTACTCAGCGAATTATAAATTTATCTAATGCTCTTGTTGGGTTTATAAGAGGAGGTTTAGCTTTAGCTAATGTAGCTGCTTCTATGATATTTGCAGGGATTTCTGGAACAGCCCTTGCTGATACTGCGAGTATAGGAGCTATTTTGATTCCTGCTATGAAGAAAGAGGGGTATGATGCAGATTTCTCAGCAGCAGTGACAGCATCTTCTTCTACTGTTGGTCCTATAATTCCTCCTAGTGTTCCTATGATTATCGTGGGGACGCTTACCGGTCTTTCCGTTAGTAGGCTTTTTTTAGCTGGTGCTATTCCTGGAATTATATTAGGTTTTTCTTTGATGGGTATTACTTATTACATATCTATTAAGAAAAACTATCCTAAGGAAGAAAACTTTTCTCTCAAGAGAGTTGTAAAAGCTTTCTATGAGGCTTCATGGGCTGTAGGGATGATAATTATTATACTGGGGGGAATTTTAGGTGGAGTTTTCACTCCTACTGAAGCCTCGGTTATAGCTGTAGTTTATGCGGTTATAGTTGGGGCTCTGGTTTATAAAGAACTTAGGTTTAAGGATTTACCAAAGATTACTGTAGAATCTATAAGAATGACTACCTCTATAATGCTTCTTGTTGGGTTTGCGCGTTTATTTGCCTGGATTATAACCACAGAGCGTATTCCACAGATGGTTGCTGATTGGATATTAAATATTTCAACTAATCCTTTAGTTGTTATTCTATTGATAAATGCGGTTTTGCTTTTCGTAGGATGTTTTATGGAAACTATAGCTGCTCTTGTCATATTCGTTCCTGTATTGATGCCGGTGGCCATGAAAGTTGGCATGGATCCTATTCATTTTTCGGTTATGGTAGTTTTAAATCTGGTTATTGGTCTATGTACTCCTCCTTTTGGTGTTTGCTTATTTGTAGCTGCAAGTATTGCAAGAATTTCACTTGGTGAGCTTGTGAGAGCGATAGCACCCTTTCTTCTGGTTCTTATAGGTGTTTTAATGTTGGTTAGCTATTTCCCTTCCCTTAGTTTAATATTACCGAATTTGGTTTATGGGGTAAGATAA
- a CDS encoding zinc-binding alcohol dehydrogenase family protein gives MKSIVVLRPGSLTIEDRYIPRIEREDEVLIKVKSAGICGSDLHIYHGRSPVATYPRVIGHEVVGEVVEKGKSVTKVKEGDSVVVEPIFYCGECYACRMRRPNVCERLEVFGVHRDGGFQEYIVLPERNVYVFSRELDWNEAVLIEPFTIAAEVKGRGMIRKGDNVFIIGAGPIGLCLLQYLKLFDVNCGICDLIKTRLKLAEDIGADFVIDSKHYEIEEVLKYFSKGANVVIDAVGLPETFEKAVKIASPAGRVIVLGFDNRPSMISQVSITLKGLTILGSRLQAYKFSKVIELFNSGRLRPKRLITHVFSFKEVLEAFNLIENYPEKVCKVVLNF, from the coding sequence ATGAAAAGTATTGTAGTCTTAAGACCAGGATCCCTTACTATAGAGGATAGGTATATCCCTAGAATTGAAAGAGAGGACGAAGTCTTAATTAAAGTGAAATCTGCTGGTATTTGTGGTTCTGATTTACACATATACCATGGAAGATCTCCGGTTGCTACTTATCCACGGGTTATAGGACATGAGGTAGTGGGGGAAGTTGTAGAAAAGGGTAAATCCGTTACTAAAGTTAAAGAAGGTGATAGTGTAGTTGTAGAACCTATATTTTATTGTGGGGAATGTTATGCTTGCCGTATGAGGAGGCCTAACGTGTGTGAGAGACTGGAAGTTTTTGGTGTTCACAGGGATGGTGGTTTTCAGGAGTATATAGTTCTTCCAGAACGAAATGTTTATGTTTTTTCAAGGGAGCTTGATTGGAATGAGGCTGTTCTTATAGAGCCTTTTACTATTGCTGCTGAGGTTAAGGGTAGAGGTATGATTAGAAAAGGGGACAATGTCTTTATAATTGGCGCTGGCCCTATAGGATTATGTTTATTGCAATATCTTAAGCTATTTGATGTTAATTGTGGTATATGCGATTTGATCAAAACGCGTTTAAAGTTGGCTGAAGATATAGGAGCCGATTTTGTGATAGATTCCAAGCATTATGAAATAGAAGAGGTTCTAAAATATTTTTCTAAGGGGGCTAATGTAGTTATAGATGCTGTTGGTTTGCCGGAAACTTTTGAAAAAGCGGTTAAGATAGCTTCTCCTGCTGGAAGGGTCATAGTTTTGGGATTCGATAATAGACCTTCTATGATTTCTCAAGTTTCTATAACCTTAAAAGGGCTTACTATTTTGGGTTCAAGACTTCAAGCGTATAAATTTTCTAAAGTAATAGAATTATTTAATAGTGGGAGGTTAAGGCCTAAAAGGCTAATAACTCATGTTTTCTCTTTCAAGGAGGTCTTAGAAGCTTTTAACCTTATTGAGAATTATCCTGAGAAAGTT